The genomic window GTACGAATCGATCGCATCGATGAACGCGTCGTGGGCGGCCTCCCCGTGAGGGCCGTAGTGGACGATCTCGCCGTTCCGCGTCAGTACCACGTCGGCGTTGGCGTCGTCGCCGTTCTCGATCACGAGCTCGTCGAGGGAGATGGGTCTGAACGCCTCGCTCTCGACGGCGACGTCGTGGTACCGACTGTCCTCGTCGACCGCGACGACGTAGATCTCGTCCTCGAGGCCGAGTCCCTCGCCGGCGGCCGAAAGGCCGACGACGCCGACGACGAGCACCAGCGCCGCCAGCACGAGCACCGCCTTCCGATCGACGGTGCCCGCGCTCCGGGAAATCTCCCAGCGGGAGATCCGCGCCGTCCGCGCCAGCGTTCCGCGGAGTCGGCGACGCCGCGAGCGCCGATCCGGATCGTCGTCGGGCTCGTCGCTCACGGCTCCGCCTCCGCCGCGTCCTCGGTCGACTCTCGCTCGTCCGATCGCTGAGTTTCGTCGTCCGTCCGCTCCGCGGCGTCCGTTTCGGTTCGCCGGTCGGGACGACCGCTCGCGGCGTCGCCGTCCCCGGCCGGTTCGCTGGCGACCTCGAGGAAGATCTCCTCTAAGCTGGGCGTCTTCGTCTGGATGTCGGTCACGCGCCCGCCCGCCCCCTCGACGGTCTCGCGGACGGCCTCGACGGCGGCCATGTCGTCGACGACGTGGCGGAACGCGGTCTCCGCGTCGTCACTCTCGCGATCGCCGTCGGTCGGTTCGCCCGCGACCGGATCGCCGTCGGCGTCGACGGTCGCGTAGACGTGATACTCGGTGCCGCCGTGGGCGTCGCGGATCTCGTCGACGGTCCCGCGGGCGACGATCCGACCGTCGTTCATGATGACGATCCGGTCGCAGACGCTCTCGACGTGAAAGAGGTTGTGCGCGCTGAAGACGATCGTCTTCCCCTCGTCGCTCAGTTCGCGCGTGAACTCGATGATGTAGTTCGTCGTGAGCGGATCGAGTCCCGACGCGGGCTCGTCGAAGATGAGCACGTCGGGGTCGTTGACCAGCGCCCGCGCGATCGCGACCTTGCGTTTCATCCCCTTCGACATGTTGCCGAGCCGTCGGTCGCGGTGCTCCA from Haloterrigena sp. KLK7 includes these protein-coding regions:
- a CDS encoding ATP-binding cassette domain-containing protein, with protein sequence MAILEVDSLRKAYGGFTAVEGSSFSVERGEVFGVVGPNGAGKTTTLKMLAGLIEPTAGTAVVAGHTPGEPAMQRRLGFLPEESPLYEEMTANGYLEFFADLYDVPAEAARDRIDRTLERLDLEHRDRRLGNMSKGMKRKVAIARALVNDPDVLIFDEPASGLDPLTTNYIIEFTRELSDEGKTIVFSAHNLFHVESVCDRIVIMNDGRIVARGTVDEIRDAHGGTEYHVYATVDADGDPVAGEPTDGDRESDDAETAFRHVVDDMAAVEAVRETVEGAGGRVTDIQTKTPSLEEIFLEVASEPAGDGDAASGRPDRRTETDAAERTDDETQRSDERESTEDAAEAEP